TGTAACAAAAGTATTGTTCACTTAGTTTCTTAAAAATCTTAAATATTATTCCACCAAAAAAACCTCCTCTTCCTTTTTGAAGAGGCGGCTATAGTTGCTATCTACAATCAAGCTCTAGCATATCAATAATTTTATGCGCTGTTTCTTCGACAGCACGATTTGTAACATCTATCGTTCGACAACCTATTTTATCAACAATACTATAAAAATAGCTAATTTCCTGCTCAATTCTAGTATGTTGTGCATAAAATGCATTTTCCGTTAAACCCAATGTTATTAAACGCTCTTTTCGAATATTGTTGAGCTTTTCCGGTGTAATGACCAATCCAAAACATTTTTTCGGATCGATTTGCATTAATTCCGCTGGGGGTTCCACTTCCGGAACGAGCGGCACATTCGCCACTTTATACCGTTTATGAGCTAAATATTGCGATAATGGGGTTTTAGATGTTCTTGATACACCGACTAAAACAATGTCCGCCAGCAAAATACCGCGCGGATCCTGCCCGTCATCATATTTAACAGCAAACTCGATCGCTTCAATTTTTTTGAAATAATCATCATCCAATTGATGGACAAGCCCCGGCTTTTGCAACGGCATTTCATCAAATGAAGTTTCGATCAAGTCAAGCATCGATCCCAATAAGTCGATTGCATGAACCTTATATTCACTTGCGATTTTTTGAAGTGCTTGTCTCATCTGCTTTTCAACAAGTGTAAAGACAATCGTTGCCTCATTTGCGATAGCAATTTGGACAATTTTCTCCAACACATCCACATTGGCAATATGAGGAAACTTTCGAATCCTTACTTTTTCGAAATTTGGCCGAAACTGGCTGACTACCGCTTTCACAGCCGCTTCTCCAGTTTCACCGACCGAATCTGATACTACAAATATAGTCAATTTTTTCATAAGATCACCTATAAATCATGCGTTTCAGCTAACGAAATAAACGCACGTGTAATATTCGTCTTCGTTAACCGTCCGGTAATGACCAATCCCCGCTCAGTTTCTTCAACTACCGGCATGGAATCAATTTCTCGTTCTATTAACTTTTTGGCCGCCACGATTAATGAATCCGAATTAACACAATAGGCAATATTCGGCATTCTCGTCATAATTATATGCACAGGCATTTTATTTAAATCCTGTGTTCCTATACTCGAACGCAGTAAATCTTTTCGAGACAGCACACCTTGTAATATTTCATCTTTATCAATAACGAAAAGTGTTCCGACATCCTCGGAAAACATATGGATAATCGCATCATAGACTGTCATATCATCCGGAACGACTACCGGAATCGACTGAAAATCCTTTACTTTTAAATTCAGCATTGATTCCGTAAAGGCAGCCGTTGTTTTTTTACCTGCATAGAAGTAGCCGACACGTGGGCGCGCATCTAAAAATCCAGCCATCGTTAGTATAGCTAGATCAGGTCTCAATGTAGCGCGCGTTAATCCAAGGCGCTCAGCGATATGTTCGCCCGTAATAGGGCCATTTTCTTTTACAATTTGCAAGATTACATCTTGACGTTTATTGAGTTCGATTGGACTCACCCGCTTCAAATAATGTTATACTTTATCCTTAATTATTATATACTATTCCCTTCTATATTGCGAAGAAAACAAACCCATGCTACAATATTAGCGAACAACTCACTTGTTGTTTTGAATATTAATATGTAAGCGATGAAGGGATTAATAAGTATCAATTCTAACATAAGCGAGT
This window of the Solibacillus isronensis genome carries:
- a CDS encoding pyruvate, water dikinase regulatory protein — protein: MKKLTIFVVSDSVGETGEAAVKAVVSQFRPNFEKVRIRKFPHIANVDVLEKIVQIAIANEATIVFTLVEKQMRQALQKIASEYKVHAIDLLGSMLDLIETSFDEMPLQKPGLVHQLDDDYFKKIEAIEFAVKYDDGQDPRGILLADIVLVGVSRTSKTPLSQYLAHKRYKVANVPLVPEVEPPAELMQIDPKKCFGLVITPEKLNNIRKERLITLGLTENAFYAQHTRIEQEISYFYSIVDKIGCRTIDVTNRAVEETAHKIIDMLELDCR
- a CDS encoding helix-turn-helix transcriptional regulator, coding for MSPIELNKRQDVILQIVKENGPITGEHIAERLGLTRATLRPDLAILTMAGFLDARPRVGYFYAGKKTTAAFTESMLNLKVKDFQSIPVVVPDDMTVYDAIIHMFSEDVGTLFVIDKDEILQGVLSRKDLLRSSIGTQDLNKMPVHIIMTRMPNIAYCVNSDSLIVAAKKLIEREIDSMPVVEETERGLVITGRLTKTNITRAFISLAETHDL